CTTCAAGGGAGGTGAGGGAGAAACCAAGGTTAATCGATTCCTTCGCCTGCAAACCTGGCAGTGGAAACTGAGGTCCCCATGGTGTACAggaaaaatcttttcctctctgcagctaGAGCATCCACGTCATCTCTActtccatttcttctgtctttagtGGGTGGGGAGGAGATCACACGAACATGAAATACTTATACTGAAACCGAACGCTGCCGTGAGATGACCTCACGGGGTGTGTGTTCAGCAGGGTGAGACCTTTGACTGGTGGGTGAGgaccagctgtgctggctggctggagaAAACACACGACAGATGGGCCCTTAAACCTCCATGACTCAATAAAAGCACGGCCACGCGACAGCAGTCACAGCCTTGAGCTCTGTGCGACGTAGCCtcacagaaaggtttttcctttctgcttctcgGAGGTGCTGGTGTTTCTTCTGGTGCTTTTGTCGCTTTTTCCCATGTTGCTCCCTCAATCTGTTAAGGGCAGGGGGAGTATCTAGCTAGCACAGGCTGTGGAAGggttaaaataaatgtcaggaGCATGGTGGCTGTTAGGCAGGACTGAGGCCTTTTACCACTGTGCTCGGTGTAATGCCTGCTGGCtgggctcctggcagcaggtTATCAGCTTCTCAGTGCCCGTACTGCATGGCTTTGAAACACCAATGGCATGAGTTGTTTGtattctttgcttctttgttgACGTGAAACGAATAAACATTTCCATTGTTGGCAGCGTCAGTAATGAAGGCATCAGTAGCTCCAGCGCTGAAGATCTGTCCAACCCAAATCCAAGCGTGGTGCCTGCAGAGGTGACAGGACAGAGCAGTGCCTTGCAAGACCATGGAGGACAAGCAGGCTGTGGTGTCCTACAGCACACAGCGGAAGGAAGAGAGGGGAGTCTGCCTACCCCAATGCCCTTTGCAGCCTCTTCCAAAGAAGAAGTCGCGGCAGATCTTGCGAGCAGCGGTGACAAGTCGCCAACCTCAAGCTGCAATGAAGCTGTGCCACCACCGGGTCCAGTGAGTGACAAAGAAGAGGGAACGGCACGTGGCATATCTGAGGACAGAGGCCCCGAATGTGACCCTACTGCACCTGCTTCTTTGCAAACCAGTGAGGGTGATCCCAGAAACCCaagcctgcagcccagccctcctgcagcaatGCAGGGAGTCACAGAAACGAATCTGAGCGACTTCGGGGCGTTGGGGCAGAGTGAGCAGCTGGGTGACATGAGGGAACCACATGTCAGCACGTTTCCCCAGGGCAAAGATGCAGGGGATTATTTTACTGCTCAGGAGGccgagcaggagctgggagttTTGGAAGTAGGTCAGCTGCGGGCTGTAATGCAGCAAGGTAGACAGAACACAGATGGTGGAGAGGGTCTGCTAATGAAAAAGGAAACCTTAATCCGAAATTATCCAGCAACAGGAGGCTCAGATGGTGAAAAATTTGGAGCAATTGCAAACACTCAGAGTTGTGTTGTGAGGCCCGAGATCAGTGAGGTCTGCAGTGCAGAGAAGGGGGCTGTAACAACAGCTAGAAGGAACGAGGTAAACCCAGCTCTGTCTGGGAGCCAGGGAAAGCAATCCGAAGCCTGTACTTCAGTGTCAGAGTTACCCCGTAATGCTCCAAGTCTCTTCCCAGTACCAAAGCCAGAAGAACCTTTGAGGGATTATGTGCCTGGAAATGACTATCAAGATCCGATGAAAAGCGAGGCAATGAAAAcagcctctgaaaaaaatgagccCAGTTCTGAAAGAGAGCTTCAAAAGGAGGATGAGCTTGTTAGTGCTGAGCGCTTCAGTGAGTCTTTATCATTTAAGcaagaggaagaacaaaaatcagCCATCACAACCGAAAGCCAAAAAGATGAAGCCAGTAGCAATGAAATCATAAAAGCTGATGATGTGTTTAGAGAAAGCACCACGCTTTCTGAAGCAGAAGCCATTACCAATCCCACCAAGGAAACTTCCCCGGTAGATAAAGGGTCATTACTGGAAGAACATGCATTAAGGACTTCTCTGAGCAGAGCCACAGAGCCGAATCAAAAGGGAGCTGATGTGAGTGTTTcgggagagaaaaacagaatgaaagcagAGGAGGCACACGTGGCAGAAACCAGCGCATTACCTGAAGGGCCAAGTGGGGCAGAAAGGCAACTGTTGAGCTCTCTTAGCAGCCACGAGCAGGATGCAGAAGATACCCACTTGAAACACAATCCCGGAGAATTCAGTCTTTGTGAAAAGACTTCAGCAGGTGGCCCAAAGGAAGGAGCTGTGGGAAAGGCCCTGAATTTAGGCACTGACTTTAAATCACCTGAAGACCACTCAGACCCTCTTGGCTGTAAGCCTGGACAACGACTGAGCGAGGAGAAAGCAGCTGCCGCAGATGACCCAGAGAACAAGGGCAGATTTGCACGGGCGGCCTCGCCGCAGCATCCGAGGGCAGGGTGCCCACCGAGTGTTGCTTGCTTTCACACTGAGACAGACGACAAAACTTCGGGCCAGCCAGGCTCTAATGGGGCTGAAGAGGTTTGTTTAGCTGGGGCACACAGCCCTGAGAACAATAATGTTCTGCAGAGTAAGCAGGATGAGTCCCGGGAAGAGGCTTTTCCTAGAGAAGCCACATTAGAAACTGGGTACAAACCGGAGAGTCAAGGCAAGCCTGGGAGCTACGGCGAGTcagaagaaagcacaaaaacatcCAAAACAATGCTTGAACATCAGGGCTTCAATGAATTGGCAGGGCCTGTGGGTTGCATTGCTGTTCAAGCTGAGGAGGACCCACAAGTTTCGGAAACCGAAGAGCAGAGCGGGCACCTCAGCGACGTGCCTCGCAGCGATGCCGcgtgcagcactgctggggacGGCAAAGAGCACGAGGCTGCTGTTCACCAGGAGAAGCACCACGCTGCGGTGGGGAGCTTTGTGGAGGACAAGGATTTGGCACTGAAAACAGAGCACAAGTCTGGTATGCTGGTGCAAGATCAGCAGGAGCAAGGGGCTGCAGAAAGCCGTGGAAACGCAGCGGTGGCTCGTGCTGGAGTTGGTAGGGCAGAGCTCATCCCTCAGCCAGCACAGGAGGAAGCAGTGGGTGATGGCATCAGTGGGGACAAGTGCAGCTCTTCGGTGACTCCAGAGTGCAGTGCTGGAGATCTGCAGGAGAACGCAGATGttccagctgctcttccccaCGTGGAGCAGATGGAGAAGTCGGTGAGTGCTGGTGACAGAGAACGGGCTTCGAATGCAGGACACACACAGCAGACACACCGAAGCAGTCCGACAGGTGTCGCACGAGAAGATGATCAGGAACACACAGGAAGACCTCTAAAACCTGAGCTGGAGCTAAAGCATCACAGCGACGTACCACAAACGCCTCTAAACATTTCTGACAACCTTAATAAAGAATCTGCAGTGCCACGTCCAGCACCAGCCCAGTGTGactctggcacagcagcagaagaggatgAGGATGGAAGTAGTGCCGGGCTGCCAGAGGAGGGGTGCGGCCGTGAACACCTGCAAAACGTTTCTGGTGTGACCGTGCTTAATTTGCAAGATTGCgaggagcaaaacaaaaccaatctcgaggcagaagaaaactgctgcagtAAGCAAAACTCAGACAAGCTCAAGCAGGGTAATAATTCTTTGATCTCGGCTAGTCAGCGTGAAGAAGCATGTCAGAGTGATACGTTTTCTAAAGAACCTGACAAGAAGGAGCAGCCAGTCAGCATATGCAGGATAAAAGACAGCGCTGCTGAAAGCCGTGCTTCTGCTGTAAACGCTCTTCCAGGGACGCAGAATTCAGCAAGTGCCACTAACATAGCGCAGACTTTGCCAAGTGCTCCTGAAATAGCACATGCTTCTgataattttgagaaaaatgatCCTCAAATATTTAGCCCCGAAACTCAAGAGAAACTGTCGCTGATGGCAAAAAGCTCAGGAGAAACCGAGGGTCTGGCTGCCGATGGGGGACCCATCCAGACAGACGGAAACGCGCAGATAAGTTGTGAGGACAGTGCTGCTGTCGACGAAACAAGCAATGTGAAAAGCGATAAGAGTCCAGGGGCAAAAGGATGTGGTTCGCTGTTACAGGCTCACGGGGAAGCAGTTCCCGCTGATAAGCCTTATAAACCCAGCTGCATTCAAAAGACACCAGAGGAGCCTGGGTTTTGTCAAGCAAATTTTACAGCCCCCCCTCCGCTGACCTCTGCAGTCAATCACCCCAGCCAGCAAGCTGGGAGCAGGGCGAACAAGGGCACCGGGGGGGAATTACTAAATAATGAGCTGGGAGCCGTAGCATGCCAGAGCGCCTTAGAAAGCAACTCCAATTTGCAGATGGCTGCGGGTTCTCAGGTGTCTGTGCATTTCGGTCCTTCACCTGGGGTAAGCACAGGTAAAAGAGCCAAGGCagaacacagctctgcagggggCAGGCATGTCAGCGACAAAGATGTTCCAAGCCAAAGTTTtcagggagaaggagagagaagtgTAACCCTGCCAGAGGCTTTAAATGTGGGGCAGAGTTCGGGAAACTTGTCGCAGTTTAATTCggagaagctgaagaaagagCTATCTGcaattaaatgcaaagaaacaaaaggtgATGTAAACTTCAAAGCCCAGCAGAGTGACAGTTCAGCAGAGGCTCTGTTcgctctccctgctgcagaaggGAAGCTGCTGAGCCTTTCATCTGTTGGTAAACAAGGCGGCTGTAATGAGGAAATCGCAACCGGTATCTGCGTAGTTGACAAGTACGGTGTGATCTTAGAGAAACCTGGGAACttagaaaaaatggaagaggtaTTAAAAGAGAATAACAGCACAACCAGGGCAGAGAGCAGTATTTCCAGGCAGTCTGCGGAGAAGGAGCATGAGGTTCTGACTCCCAGCTCTCTGGGCATCGGCTCCAGCCTCCCGGACTTCAGGGAGCACATCAGCcagatatttaagaaaacagtcCACAGCACGCTGAGCGCTGAATTACCCCAACTTGCGCCTGAAAACCATGCAGGCTTCAAGCAGAGCACGGTGGCCGAGGGTACGGCGCAGCTGTGCGGTGCTGAGAACTTTTCAGGATCGGTCGAGGGGGGCAAAGCAGCTCCTGAGGGTACCTGGGAAGCAGAGGGGCCAGAGCTGCCTTTAGCTGCTGAGGCTTCCTGCACTGCTCCTGCACCTCTGCAGCAAGAAAATGCAGTGCCACCAGCGAGTCTCTGGGACGCTGAGAAAAGCAGGCAGCCTGCTGGCTGCTTAGAAATGGTCCCGAGGTCGGAGGGCTCTGCACCTGCTGAACGCTCTCTGGAAAATCTGCAGAAGCCAAACGGAAACACTGAGCACCCCGAGAGCAGCGAGATGGAAAGAAAGGCAGGCGTGTGTGCTAGGGGTGTTGATCCTGAATCGCTAATAAGCTTGGAGAGAACGAAGCAAGAACCGGCTTCATCTGACGGGGCAGCAGCTGAGAACTTCCCTGCGTATTCTGACAGGGAGCCACAAGCCAGCGGAGCTGGGATCTCTACAGGCGGCGTGCAGGAGGGTGACTTAGATGATGCTGCTACCGCAGAGGAAAATAACTTAATTACAGAGGGTAATGCAGAGCCGGTTTCATCTGAAGAGGATGTAAGTTGTC
This Oxyura jamaicensis isolate SHBP4307 breed ruddy duck chromosome 6, BPBGC_Ojam_1.0, whole genome shotgun sequence DNA region includes the following protein-coding sequences:
- the TACC2 gene encoding transforming acidic coiled-coil-containing protein 2 isoform X11; the protein is MGNENSSAENQSDVPNANKVILMPPSQGTQQSAPQDSELDHSPGKGHGIKSNPQENSVGGSGAQDVSELLPAAVRLAESSSPLIPGPTSVSNEGISSSSAEDLSNPNPSVVPAEVTGQSSALQDHGGQAGCGVLQHTAEGREGSLPTPMPFAASSKEEVAADLASSGDKSPTSSCNEAVPPPGPVSDKEEGTARGISEDRGPECDPTAPASLQTSEGDPRNPSLQPSPPAAMQGVTETNLSDFGALGQSEQLGDMREPHVSTFPQGKDAGDYFTAQEAEQELGVLEVGQLRAVMQQGRQNTDGGEGLLMKKETLIRNYPATGGSDGEKFGAIANTQSCVVRPEISEVCSAEKGAVTTARRNEVNPALSGSQGKQSEACTSVSELPRNAPSLFPVPKPEEPLRDYVPGNDYQDPMKSEAMKTASEKNEPSSERELQKEDELVSAERFSESLSFKQEEEQKSAITTESQKDEASSNEIIKADDVFRESTTLSEAEAITNPTKETSPVDKGSLLEEHALRTSLSRATEPNQKGADVSVSGEKNRMKAEEAHVAETSALPEGPSGAERQLLSSLSSHEQDAEDTHLKHNPGEFSLCEKTSAGGPKEGAVGKALNLGTDFKSPEDHSDPLGCKPGQRLSEEKAAAADDPENKGRFARAASPQHPRAGCPPSVACFHTETDDKTSGQPGSNGAEEVCLAGAHSPENNNVLQSKQDESREEAFPREATLETGYKPESQGKPGSYGESEESTKTSKTMLEHQGFNELAGPVGCIAVQAEEDPQVSETEEQSGHLSDVPRSDAACSTAGDGKEHEAAVHQEKHHAAVGSFVEDKDLALKTEHKSGMLVQDQQEQGAAESRGNAAVARAGVGRAELIPQPAQEEAVGDGISGDKCSSSVTPECSAGDLQENADVPAALPHVEQMEKSVSAGDRERASNAGHTQQTHRSSPTGVAREDDQEHTGRPLKPELELKHHSDVPQTPLNISDNLNKESAVPRPAPAQCDSGTAAEEDEDGSSAGLPEEGCGREHLQNVSGVTVLNLQDCEEQNKTNLEAEENCCSKQNSDKLKQGNNSLISASQREEACQSDTFSKEPDKKEQPVSICRIKDSAAESRASAVNALPGTQNSASATNIAQTLPSAPEIAHASDNFEKNDPQIFSPETQEKLSLMAKSSGETEGLAADGGPIQTDGNAQISCEDSAAVDETSNVKSDKSPGAKGCGSLLQAHGEAVPADKPYKPSCIQKTPEEPGFCQANFTAPPPLTSAVNHPSQQAGSRANKGTGGELLNNELGAVACQSALESNSNLQMAAGSQVSVHFGPSPGVSTGKRAKAEHSSAGGRHVSDKDVPSQSFQGEGERSVTLPEALNVGQSSGNLSQFNSEKLKKELSAIKCKETKGDVNFKAQQSDSSAEALFALPAAEGKLLSLSSVGKQGGCNEEIATGICVVDKYGVILEKPGNLEKMEEVLKENNSTTRAESSISRQSAEKEHEVLTPSSLGIGSSLPDFREHISQIFKKTVHSTLSAELPQLAPENHAGFKQSTVAEGTAQLCGAENFSGSVEGGKAAPEGTWEAEGPELPLAAEASCTAPAPLQQENAVPPASLWDAEKSRQPAGCLEMVPRSEGSAPAERSLENLQKPNGNTEHPESSEMERKAGVCARGVDPESLISLERTKQEPASSDGAAAENFPAYSDREPQASGAGISTGGVQEGDLDDAATAEENNLITEGNAEPVSSEEDVSCQPEHCQDPEPNEEGKNEYSGPDTAKSISDVAASALVPGGSYSCEKLPDNFNVLPGENEETRVHGSLMHDIRCQNDTEMIQDEPGNRKCLETSESTQDPQQEKKGTMHGLMDYLKNEASQNGCLQTDSQLESGTMTEGDVRENSGAVLSTAKTGSEKTEDIPETGTARMLVTGEGGLALNTRTGELQTELCKNPSAPIAGMEQGERSERADLSGAANQLGKMNSEHEGSPQEATRKLSPLAFMEPTTLDLCKLPDVAVSGLPSERQKLKVKGWETATSRPCQ